The Elusimicrobiota bacterium sequence TTATGGCCTGCCTCCCGGGCCCATCGCGAGCCCGGGCCGGGCTTCCCTGGCGGCCGCGCTGGCGCCGGCGGCGGCGGACGCTCTTTATTTTGTGTCCGACGGGGCGGGGGGGCACCGGTTTTCTTCCACCTACGAGGATCATCAACAGGCGGTGCGACTTCTCCGTCGAACCTTAAGAGCGGGCCGAAAACAGGTAAAATGATCCCATGGACGTTTTGCGTTGGACGATTTGTCGGGGCGGTTGGGGGCGCGGCATAGAAGACTTTCAATTCTGGGCGTTCGTTTCCTTCCCGGCCTGATTTTTGTGCCGATCCTTAACGTTCGAAACTTACGGTTCGGATTGGCGGAAGGGCCGACCTTCCTGAGGGCGATCCATCGGCTTCGCCACGACGTGTATGTTCGGGAATTCAGGTTTTTCGATCCTGTTCTCTACCCCGACGGCATTTTGGCCGATGAATTCGACGGAATGGGGATGCATGCCGTGGCGGCGCAGGGCGAGGACGTGGTGGCCGCGCTTCGGCTGGCGCTTCATTCGGAGCGGGGGTTTCCGTTACAGGGGGTTATTCCAGAGTTTAAGGCGCCCAAGCCCCCCGAGCAAACCGGCGAGGTCAGCCACCTTGTCATCGCCAAAGCGTTCCGTCGTCGTCGGGAGGACGGCCTTTATGGGGCGGAATCTTATCTCAAAATAGCTCAGGGGGGAATTCTTCCCAATGCCGGCCCTCTATCGGACCATATGAAGAAACGGTGGGGGCCCCTTCTCACCCTTGGGTTGTTTAAGGTTCTTTACCAGCACTCCCGCCGCCTCGGGTTGGAGTCTTGGCTCATGCTCGCGGAACGCTCGCTGTACCAAGTTTTGAACCGCTATGGCCTCCCTTTCCGCCAGGTGGCCGACCCTTTGGGCGGGCCCGAGGGGCCCCGTCCGTGTCTCCTTCTTCTGAACGATTTGGAGAAAAGTCTTCGACTTTTTGATCCGCGTCTTTTTGCGGAATTTACCGACGGCTTGGAACGGGAGTACCGCCCTTGATAAAATGGGGTCCTGCGGCCGTGGTGTGTTTCTTCGATGCAAAAGGAGAGTTTCGATGAGCGTTGTGGTCGTTGGTTCGGTGGCATTGGATTCGGTGAAGACCCCGTTCGGGGAACGGACAGAGGCTTTGGGCGGGTCGGCGGTTTATTTTTCCTATGCGGCAAGTTTTTTTTCCGACGTGCAGTTGGTGGGCGTCGTGGGGCGGGATTTCCCGCAAAAATATCTGAACCTGCTTCGCCGCCGGAAAATCGATTTGGACGGCCTGCACGTTGTTGCTGGAGATACCTTCCGCTGGTCGGGTTACTACGAGTATGACTTGAACGAGGCAAAAACCCTCGATACCCGATTGAACGTTTTTGAGAAGTTTTCCCCCGATCTTCCCGCGAACTACCGTTCGGCGGACTGCGTGTTTTTGGCCAACATCGATCCCGACCTGCAACTGCGCGTTCTTCGCCAGGTTCGGCGGCCGAAACTGGTGGCCGCGGATACCATGAACTTATGGATCTCCACCAAGAAAGAACCGCTAAAAGCCCTCTGTCGGGAAATCGATATCTTGATTTTAAACGATGGGGAGGCGCGGCAGTTGTCGGGGCGGGCCAGCTTGATTCAGGCGGGGCGACTTATTCAGTCCTGGGGGCCTCGGTATGTGGTGGTGAAAAAAGGGGAACATGGGGTACTGCTTTTTTCCAAACGGAATGTGTTCAGCGCCCCCGCCTATCCTTTGGAAGAGGTTTTCGATCCCACCGGCGCGGGCGATACTTTCGCCGGAGGTTTCGTGGGATATTTGAACAAGTCCGGAAACCGTTTGGATGAGGGAACCCTTCACCAGGCTCTCTTTTACGGCACCGTCATGGCCAGTTTTACGGTGGAGCGGTTCTCGCTGGAACGCCTTCTCACCGTCCGCCCCCCGGACATTCGTCGCCGGCTGGCCCTTCTTCACCACATGTCCCGCCCTCGGGATTAAGAAACCTTTAGATCCAGAGGGAATAATTCCCGCCAATATCTCACCATCAAGGTGAGGTTGAGGGCAATGCCCACCACCGCCCCTTCTGGGGACAGCGTATGGAGTGTGTTCACCCCGAGGACCAAATACAAGACAAGGAATAGACTGCACGCCAGCAACAGGCGTTGTGGCGCCCCGGGTACCTTTCGATGCAAATTTACGGCCCCATAGATGAGGAACCCGCCCAAGACCATGTCCATGAGGGGCATGGCGGCAAAAAGAGCCACCATCATCCAACGGATTCCGCCCCCGGGGTCGCGATAAATCGCCATAACCAAATGCACGATTTTCACAAAGGCGGAACCGAAAAGGATAATACCCAGAATCGCGGCGAGCGTGACGGCCGCCCGATGTGTTCCGCCGCCCGTTTTAGCGCCCATGGGTCATTTCTTTTCGGAAAAGGTCGAACAGGCCGCGCGCATAAATGTCGTTCAGTCGCGCGCCGGGGTGTCCGTCGGCGGGGTTCACGTGGAGCGATTCCTCTGGCGGAGCCGCGGCGATTTCCTTCAAAAATCCAACGGTGATGAAACCGGCCCTCTCCGCCGCGCGACGGGCCTGTTCTTCCCAGGCCAAGGCGAACCGAAGGTTTTCGTCGGGGTGCGACAGGTCGGAGCCGTGGTGTGCCACGGTCAAAACGGCGAAAATGGGCGGGGCTAACTTTCGTCGGCGGGACCAATCGACGATGTCTTCCAGCGCCCGGGTGAACCCTTTCCACTCCGGCGATTCCGGGTTGTAGACCCGGGCGAACTCCTCGTTGCCGGTGGGGATTGTTCCTGTCCGTTCCGCCACAGTGTAAATCCACGAGTGGACCCGCCCGCCCACGAAAGGAAGACCGGCCCACTCCAGTCGCTGTTTCACGAAATTGATCCAACCGCTGTGGCGCGCGTTAAAGGCGTCCCGTTTCTGGCTACGGTCGGCGCCGCCCGGTTTGGGGTCGTTGTTGCAGAACCCCACCAGGATCCGGTCGGGGTCCACCTGGGGGCCGAGCGCGTTCAAGATGTCGCGTTCTCCGCCGGTATCCACCCCTTGAATACCGAAATTGAGCACCTCGATTTTCCGGCGTGGGAAGGCCCCACGAAGGAGCGTCTGCAGTCTTTCGGTATAACGTTCCTCCTCCGCCAACCCACGGCCAAAAGTGAAGGAGTCCCCCAGCGCCATCACGCGGTAAGTTCCCGCCGGTTTCGGCAGATCGAAATCCCCTCCCCGGAAGTACCGGCCCTTATATTCCAATCGGGTGCGACGGACCGGATGGCCCCAGGTGTAGAAAATGCCGTCTTTATAACCGTCGAAAGGGAGCCCCCTCCCCGGGTCTCGAAAAGCCCAGAAGGCTTCAAGACCATGCAAGAACCCAGTCCAAAGGACGGCATTCCAAGCAAAAAGGATGAGGAGGCGCGACGACCGCGGAGTCATGGAAGTGGTTTTACTAACAATGAGTGAGCTGACTGAATCACGGCCCTTATTTTACCTTTTTCGATGGTTTCGTCACGAAGCGGTTGACGACCCAGCGCTTTGGATGATATGGTGTCCTCATGGGAATTCAAGAAAAAGCGGACATTTTTCGAGAGCTCCTCTCTTTTCTTTGGAAAGAGAAGCTGTGGTGGCTCGTCCCACTGGTGGTGGTTCTCGTGGCGTTGGGAAGTCTCCTTCTTCTGGCCCAGGGATCGGCGATCGCTCCCTTTATTTACACGTTTTTTTGAGAATGGCCCCGCTCCGGAAGATTTGGGCGTGGTGGAAACGGGTGGCCCGGGCCATCGGTGTTTTTCAGACGCGCCTTCTCCTCACGGGTTTCTACTTTTTGTTCCTTTGGCCTTTCTCGCTTATGATGGGTCGACGAAGGTTTTCCCGAGCCCCTCTCTCGGTGGGAACGGCGTGGACGCCGCGGCAAGGAACTAGTCGCACATTGTCCGATCTGACCAGGCAATTTTAGGGATCCCCCACTCTCCCCATGAATATCCTCGGGATCAGCTGTTTCTACCATGATGCCGCGGCCGCGTTGATCCGCGATGGCGTTCTCGTCGCCGCCGCCGAGGAAGAAAGGTTTTCCCGTCGTAAGCACGACTCGGGCTTCCCATCCTTGGCCATCGATTTTTGCCTTCACCAGGGAGGGATCACCACCCGGGATTTGGACTACGTGGTTTTCTATGAGAAGCCCTTCCGGAAATTCGAACGCCTCTTTTTAACCATCCTCAACGGCTATCCGCGGTCCGCCGGCGTTTTTCGGGACGCCATGACCTCCTGGCTGGATGAAAAGTTGTGGATCAAATCTCTCCTCGTTGAACGACTAGGGGTTGATCCAAAGAAAATTCTTTTCTCGGAACACCACCTCTCCCATGCCTCAAGCGCCTTCTTTTGTTCTCCTTTTAGGGAAGCGGCGATCCTGACGGTGGACGGCGTGGGGGAGTGGAGCACATCGACCCTGGGCCGCGGAACCGCTTCTTGGGACGGCCAAGGAGAGAATCGGATTGATCTTTTCTCTGAACTGCGTTTCCCTCACTCCCTGGGGCTCCTTTATTCCAGTTTCACCGCCTTTCTTGGTTTTGAGGTGAACGAGGGCGAATACAAAGTCATGGGAATGGCGCCTTACGGCCGCCCTTTATATGTGGACAAGGTGATGAAACTTCTGCGGCTCTTTGACGACGGGAGTCTTGAACTCGACCTCTCCTATTTCAGTTTTCATTACCATCGGGAGCGATCCTTTTCCAGCAAGTTCGTGAAGTTGTTCGGCCCCCCGCGCGACCCCCGCGCCCGTTTTGTCACGACCCAAACCAGCCTTTACGATGATCCGATCCCCCCGACCAACGCGGAAATGGACCTCAATCAATACTATGCCGACGTGGCCGCCAGCGTTCAGCGGGCCACCGAAGAAATAATTCTTAAAATGGCTCGGCATCTCCATCGGGTCACGGGGTTAAAGTCCCTCTGCGTCGCTGGAGGGGTGGCGTTGAATTCTGTGGCCAACTATCGGTTACTAAAGGAAACGCCGTTTGAGCATATCTATATCCAGCCCGCCGCGGGGGACGCGGGCGGAGCGTTGGGCGCCGCGCTTTACGTCGAACATGCAATCCTCGGTCGGCCCCGGCGATTCGTGATGGATCACGCGGCGTGGGGGCAGGCCTATGGCCCGGGAGAGACGGCGGACTTTCTTCGGTCTGCCGGCGCGGCTTTCAAAACCTTGGAAGAGGAAGACCGACTGATCGACCGGGTCACCGACATGCTGATGGCGGGAAAGGTGGTGGGGTGGTTCCAGGGACGGTTTGAGTGGGGGCCTCGGGCCCTTGGCCATCGGTCCATCTTGGCCGATCCCCGACGGCTGGATATGAAAGACATCGTCAACATCAAAATAAAATTCCGGGAGCCCTTCCGGCCGTTTGCTCCCTCCGTCGTGGAGGAGCGCGCCGCGGAGTTTTTTGATTTTCCGGACCCCCCTCTTCACTCACCGCCTCGCTTCATGCTGATGGTGGCGCCGGTCCGGCCGGAGAAGCGCGCCTCTCTCCCCGCCATCACCCACGTCGACGGGACGGGCCGTCTTCAGACCGTGGTTAAAGAAACGAACCCCCTTTACCATCGCCTCATCGCTCGATTTGGAGAAGCGTCCGGAATTCCCGTATTGTTGAACACTTCGTTTAATTTGAGAGGAGAACCGATCGTGACAACGCCGGAGAACGCGTTCCGCACTTTTATGGCGAGCGGGATGGACGCGCTGGTGATGGGGTCGCAAATCGTGGTCAAGGAAGGATCGTGAAATCCCCGTCGTTCCCGACCCCACAATGTGCGAACGAAAAATTTAACCGCGGATTTGGTCTTGGCTGTGTTCGAGCGTTCCGACGTCCATTGGGGCGATCGATCGGAACGGAGGGGCCGCGTTGTCTTTCGCGGAGACCTGTGCACGGGCGGGGTCCACGGGCCAGGGGATGTTTAATTCCGTGTCTTTCCAGTGGATCGAGCCTTCGTCGGCAGGGGAGTACGGGGCCGTGCACTTGTAGAAGAAGACGGCGCTCTCGCTCGTGACGCAGAACCCGTGGGCAAACCCCGGGGGAACGTATAGAGCGCGAGCATTCTCCGACGAAAGCGTCTCCGCGTGCCAGTGCCCGAAGGTCGGTGACCCCTTTCGAAGATCCACCGCCACATCGAAAACGGATCCTTCCAAAACGCGGACCAGTTTTCCCTGCGCGTGGGGAGGTTTCTGGAAGTGGAGCCCCCGCAGGGTTCCTCGGACTGAATAACTCACGTTGTCTTGCGGGAAATGCCGAGGCAACCCAGCGGACGCAAAGGCCTCTTCTCGGAAGCTTTCAAAGAAATATCCCCGCGCGTCTCGGTACACGAGCGGCTCGATCAGGAGCAGGCCGTTCAAGGGAAGCGTTCTTGTTTCCATGGTTGTCTCCGTCGATAAATTTTGCGGTCGCCCGCGCGGCCGGTTGTTCTGGAAAAACTTTAACTTTTTTACAAAGAAAGTTCTTGACACATTTGCAGGCTTGTGGTAAATTCCCCCCAGTCACAAAGCGCGCGGCAAGCGCTGAACCGAGTTCGTAACTTGATCGGTCGATCCCACCCGAGGATCGAATCCAGAGGATAGGACCAGGATCCTTTGACAGGGGGCACTTGTGTCCCTTGGGATTTTTTTTTATAATCGGGCCAATTTCGTAGTTCAGTTCTTTGACATTTCCAAATAGCCATTCGCGCAAGCGGGTGAGCGCCCCAAGCGAGAGGTTCCCTAACCAAGGGGACCCGACGTGGGTGCTCCTCGATGCCGATTGGTAAACGACGTTCAGGTGTGAATAAAGCTTGTGCTACAAAGTATAAGCAATTCCACAAGAGCCGTAAACCAAACCTCATAAGTTTGAGTCGTGCCCGCAAGGGCGCGGCCACAATCTTACGGAGAGTTTGATCCTGGCTCAGAGTGAACGCTGGCGGCATGCCTAACACATGCAAGTCGAACGATCTTTGGCAGTTTATCGTCAGAGGTAGTGGCAAACGGGTGAGTAATACGTGGACAATCTTCCCTCGAGCGGGGGATAACTCCGGGAAACCGGAGCTAATACCGCGTGAGACCACGTCCTGGCATCAGGATGAGGTTAAAGCTCCGCAAGGGGCACTTGAGGAGGGGTTCACGGCCTATCAGCTTGTTGGCGGGGTCAAAGCCCACCAAGGCGACGACGGGTAACCGGTCTGAAAGGACGACCGGTCACAATGGCACTGAGACACGGGCCATACTCCTACGGGAGGCAGCAGTGGGGAATTTTGCGCAATGGGGGAAACCCTGACGCAGCGATGCCGCGTGGAGGACGAAGGTCTTCGGATTGTAAACTCCTTTTATCGGTGAAAAATAACCATGTGAATAACATGGGTTGATGGTAGCCGGTGAATAAGCCACGGCTAACTTCGTGCCAGCAGCCGCGGTAAGACGAAGGTGGCGAGCGTTACTCGGAATTACTAGGCGTAAAGCGTGGGCAGGCGGCTCGATCAGTCTCTTGTGAAAGCCTTGGGCTTAACCCAGGGAGGCCAAGGGATACTATCGGGCTTGGATGTGGGAGAGGAGACTGGAATTCCCGGTGTAGCGGTGAAATGCGTTGATATCGGGAGGAACACCAATGGCGAAAGCAAGTCTCTGGACCACTATCGACGCTCATCCACGAAAGCTGGGGGATCAAACAGGATTAGATACCCTGGTAGTCCCAGCCGTAAACGATGCTCATTAGGTATGGGGGGTATCGACCCCTCCCGTGCCGACGCTAACGCATTAAATGAGCCGCCTGGGGAGTACGGCCGCAAGGTTGAAACTCAAAGGAATTGACGGGGGCCCGCACAAGCGGTGGATCATGTGGTTTAATTCGACGCAACGCGAAGAACCTTACCTGGGCTCGAACGGCCGGTAGTAGTTCCTGTGAAAGCGGGAACGAACCGTCAAGTCGGTTGTCGGCCGAGGTGCTGCATGGCTGTCGTCAGCTCGTGTCGTGAGATGTTGGGTTAAGTCCCGCAACGAGCGCAACCCCTATCCTATGTTGCCACCCGCGCAAGCGGCGCACTCTTAGGAGACTGCCTCGGATAACGGGGAGGAAGGTGGGGACGACGTCAAGTCCTCATGGCCCTTATGTCCAGGGCGACACACGTGATACAATGGCGACTACAGAGGGATGCGAAATCGCAAGATGGAGCCAACCCCACAAAAGTCGCCCCAGTTCAGATTGTGGGCTGAAACTCGCCCACATGAAGGCGGAATCGCTAGTAATCGCAGATCAGCAGGCTGCGGTGAATACGTTCCCGGGCCTTGTACACACCGCCCGTCACACCACGAAAATCCGTTGCAACAGAAGTCCTGGCCTAGCCAGGCCCAAGTTGTGATTGGTGATTGGGGTGAAGTCGTAACAAGGTAGCCGTACGGGAACGTGCGGCTGGATCACCTCCTTTCTAAGGAGTATTTCAGGACGCTTCGGCGCCGCTGAAAGAGGTCGATCGTCGGTTGCGCCCAAGGGGCGCTCACTGGCTTGCGAAAAGGCATTTGGAAATGATATGGGGCGGATAGCTCAGCTGGTTAGAGCACACCCCTGATAAGGGTGAGGCCGGTGGTTCGAGTCCACTTCCGCCCAGGTTTTAGGGTGGATTGGGTTCTTAAATCGGTTTTAGTGAAAGTGGGCTATTCTTGTAGAAAACGCTGGGTTTGCCCCAACTATTTAGGGTTTATCTCTTTTTAGGGTGGGGCTGTAGCTCAGCTGGGAGAGCGCCTGCTTTGCAAGCAGGAGGCCGCCGGTTCAATCCCGGCCAGCTCCATTTATTTTAAAAATTTTTGCAGTTCGCCGGTTCCTGGTTGAATTTTAGGCCACGAACATAAGGCGGGTCTTTGACATACGAATAGGAAAGTCAAGCGTCTAATCGTAGTTGTATCGAGCTTCAAAAATGATTGGGTGCAAATCCCGATCGTTTCGAGTAGCGCGATGCGACTGAGGATACAAAGATGCGGCTAAGTTACTAAGAGCGCATGGTGGATGCCTTGGCGCCAGAAGTCGATGAAAGACGTGGCCAGCGACGATACGCTCCGGGGAGGTGCAAGCAACCTTTGATCCGGAGATCTCTGAATGGGGAAACCCTTCGCGGTGACAAATCGCGAAACGTAGGCGGAAATGCCTTTGGGAAACTAAAGGAGGTACCGCTTTCGAGACAACCCAGGGAAGTGAAACATCTCAGTACCTGGAGGAAAATAAATCAAACGAGATTCCCTCAGTAGTGGCGAGCGAACGGGGAACAGCCTAAACCCAACCTATGTTGGGTGTTGCAGGGCTTGTCCGGTTTAGAGCCGGTGAGTAAAAAATCGCTTCGTTAGTTGAACGTGCCTGGAAAGGCCGACCAAAGAGGGTGAGAGTCCCGTAAACAAAAGCGAAGCGGCTCACGATAAGTTCCTAAGTAGCGCCGAGCACGTGAAATTCGGCGTGAATCCGGGGAGACCACTCTCCAAGGCTAAATACTCTCTGGCGACCGATAGTGCACAAGTACCGCGAGGGAAAGGTGAAAAGGACCCCTGACGGGGAGTGAAAAGAACCTGAAACCGTGCGTTTACAAGCAGACGAAGAGCTATGCCCTGCAAGGGGAATGCTCGACGTCGTGCCTGTTGAAGAATGATCCGGCGAGTTACTGTTGCATGCAAGGTTAAGGACCCGAGGGTCCGGAGCCGTAGCGAAAGCGAGTCTTAACGGGCGACAAGTATGCAGTAGTAGACCCGAAGCCAGTCGATCTAACCCAGGACAGGGTGAAGTCACCTTAACCGGTGATGGAGGCCCGAAGCGTTGACAGTTGAAAATGTCCTGCATGAGCTTGGGTTAGGGGTGAAAGGCCAATCGAGGCTGGTGATAGCTGGTTCTCCCCGAAATAGCTTTAGGGCTAGCGTGGAGCGATGACCGTGTGAGGTAGAGCACTGGATAGTGTAGGGCCGAATACCTCGGTTCCGAATCTAACCAAACTCCGAATACATACGGGAAAACTCCGCAGTCAGTTCACGAGGGCTAAGCTTCGTGCGCAAGAGGGGAACAACCCAGACCGTCGACCTAGGTCCCAAAATTCAGGTTAAGTGGTTAAGGATGTGATTTGACTTAGACAGCGAGGAGGTTGGCTTAGAAGCAGCCATCCTTTAAAGAGTGCGTAACAGCTCACTCGTCAAGTTGAGTCGCGCCGAAAAAGTCCGGGGCTCAAACCTGGTACCGCAGTCACGGCTGTGAGGTGGATTCGTCCATTTCACGGGGTAGGGGAGCGTTCCGTTCTAGGATGAAGGCACACCGATAGGAGTGCTGGACGAAACGGAAGTGAGAATGTCGGAATAAGTAGCGATAAGGTCTGTGAGAATCAGACCCGCCGCAAGCCTAAGGTTTCCTTGTTTAAAGTTCGTCTGAACAGGGTCAGTCGGTCCTAAGTCGAGGCCGAAAGGCGTAGATGATGGGCATCAGGTTAATATTCCTGAACCACATTATGTGGGTCACACCGAGGGGGGACGCAGAAAGGTAAGCCAGCCGGCAGAAGGTTACCGGTCCAAGGTCGTAGGGAGGTTCTCCAGGCAAATCCGGAGGGCCGTTAATCCCGAGAACCGAGTGCGAGCGCGTCGCAAGACATGCGAAGTGGCCCAACTACGCTGCCAAGAAAATCCCCGCGGTTACTGCATAGTGTGTCCGTACCGCAAACCGACACAGGTAGGCGAGGAGAATATCCTCAGGCGCGCGAGCGAACTCTCGCTTAGGAACTCGGCAAACTGGCCCCGTAACTTCGGAAGAAGGGGTGCCTGGTGCTTTGACCCCGTACAGGGGAAGGGGCGCTAGGTCTCAGTGAATGGGGAGCCGCGACTGTTTAACAAAAACACAGCACTCTGCTGAAATCGCAAGATGATGTATAGGGTGTGAAGCCTGCCCGGTACCGGAAGGTCATGGGGAGAGGTCAGGGTCCGCAAGGGCCCGAAGCTTTGAACTTAAGCCCCGGTAAACGGCGGCCGTAACTATAACGGTCCTAAGGTAGCGAAATTCCTTGTCGGGTAAGTTCCGACCTGCACGAATGGCTTAACGAAGGCTCCGCTGTCTTGGCGAGAGGCTCGGCGAAATTGTGGTATCCGTGAAGACGCGGATTACCTGCGGTCAGACGAAAAGACCCCGTGGAGCTTTACTGTAACTTGTTATTGCGTTTTGGGACTGGATACGTAGGATAGGTGGGAGCCTTTGAGATCTCGCTTTCGGGCGGGATGGAGGCGTCCTTGAAATACCACCTTTTCGGTTCTGAGACGCTAACCCCGTGCCGTATATCCGGCCGGGGAACAGTAGCAGGCGGGCAGTTTAACTGGGGCGGTTGCCTCCTAAAGAGTAACGGAGGCGTTCCAAGGTTCTCTCAGGGCGTATAGAAATCGCCTGTCGAGTGCAAGAGCAGAAGAGAGCTTAACTGCGAGGCATACAAGCCAAGCAGATCGGAAACGAGGATCTAGTGATCCGGTGGTTGATTGTGGGATTGCCATCGCTCAACGGATAAAAGCTACCCCGGGGATAACAGGCTTAACCAATAATAGGCCCCTGTGTTCGTGAGGACACAGGATAAAAAACTAGGCTTACAACGGTGAAACCCTACATTCTGAAGTTTAAGAGACATGCGAATATGGTCGCACGAAGATGTGAATCTTCGACAGAATAGGGCAATACCGTGGGAACCTTCGACGACAAGTCGAAAGGTCCTGTAACGACTGTGCCACGCCAAACGGCGTTGCAACGATCTCCTGCGTACTAGGGTTTCGTTCGGCACGACTTTGGTTCACTAATTCACCGAGCCGGTGGGTTAAATATACGACCAAGGTAACACGCCTAGCCCCTGCCTTCGGCAGGGTGATGATATAGTCTGCACCCAATGGAAATTGGGAAATATGTGTATCGGATCCAAGAGCCCATATCGACGATCCGGTTTGGCACCTCGATGTCGGCTCATCGCATCCTCCCGCTGGAGTCGGTGGGAAGGGTTTGGCTGTTCGCCAATTAAAGCGGTACGTGAGCTGGGTTCAGTACGTCGTGAGACAGTACGGTCTCTATCTACCGTAGGCGTAGGACTTTTGAGAGTGAGTTGTCTCTAGTACGAGAGGACCGAGATGAACGCGCCTCTGGCGTACCGGTTGGCCCACCCGGGCCACGGCCGGATAACTACTGCGCGGACGGGATAAACGCTGAAAGCATCTAAGCGTGAAGCCCACCTCAAGATTAGAAGTCCCTGTTCCCTTGTGGAACCTAAAGGCCTCCAATAGACTATTGGATTGATCGGTGGGGTGTGGAAGTGGGGTAACCCATGAAGCTAACCCATACGAATCGGCCGTGAGACTTAGCCGCATCTGTGTATCCAACGATGAGACAATGACAGTCTTTCAATATGGGTTTCGAAAGAAACCCATGGCGTAAGATTGGTATGTGCTTGACTTTCCTATTGGTGTGTTACGACCGACAATGAGTTTGATTTGAAAATTGAAAGTAGAAATTTTCGGGGGCAGAATTCCCGGTGCTTCTCGTGATGGGGCCACACCCGTTCCCATTCCGAACACGGCCGTTAAGCCCATCCACGCCAATGGTACTCGGACCGCAAGGTCCCGGGAGAGTAGGTCGGTGCCGGGAACTGTGCCCCTGAAAGTTTGATTCTTTTGAAATAATGTTGTAGAATTGCCACGCGATTTCGAGACAGTTCCTTAAGTCTCCTTTTCATTCAAGCGGCAAAGACCGTAGGGGCCATGGGCCTGCAGAAGAAACGGTTGTTCAGGCCCGAGGCTAAATTGATCCCTTCAAGGGATCGCCCTACCGAGGCGCGATGAAGAAAACACTCTTCACCGTCCGGGGGGAGTGTTTTTTTATTTTTGAGGACTAAAATGCCAAGCGTAAGAAAAGACCGCGAAGACGCAGTTGCAAAATTGACCAAAGATTTCGACGGCCTGCAAGGGTTGGTCGTGGCGGGATATGTGGGGGTGAAGACCCAAGAGCTGAACGAGCTCCGAGGGAAATTGCGTCCGCATCAAGCGCGGTGTCAAATCGTCAAAAACCGTTTGGCGAAGATCGCGCTCCAGAACAAAGGGATCTCCGTGGGGTTTGCTGATTTCTTTAAGGGCCAATCGGCGCTGATCATTCAAAAAGGCGACGCCGTCGCGGGCTTGAAAGTTCTCGTGGAGTTTGAAAAGACCCACGCCAACATGAAAATCCGAGCCGCCTACCTTGACGGAAAAGTGGTCAAAGGCGGCGACTTAAAAACCATCGCTTCGTTGCCTACGCGCAACGTGTTGTTGGCACAACTTTTGGGGCAGTTCCAGGGCCCGCTCACGGGGTTCGCCAGGCTGTTGCAGGCCGACCTTCGGAATTTGGCCGTGTTGTTGAATCAAGTCGCTAAGAAAATGGAAAAGGGCGGGGCCGCGTAAGCCCCATTCAAATATGCGGGGACGAAAGTCCCCACGGGGCGACTGCCCCCTCGGAGGAAATATGGCGAAGTGCACCGCAGACGATGTGATGGAATCGATTGACACTTGGACGATCTTGGACGTCCACAAGCTCGTGAAGGGCTTGGAGGAAAAATATGGAATCAGCGCCGCGTCC is a genomic window containing:
- a CDS encoding GNAT family N-acetyltransferase — its product is MDDLSGRLGARHRRLSILGVRFLPGLIFVPILNVRNLRFGLAEGPTFLRAIHRLRHDVYVREFRFFDPVLYPDGILADEFDGMGMHAVAAQGEDVVAALRLALHSERGFPLQGVIPEFKAPKPPEQTGEVSHLVIAKAFRRRREDGLYGAESYLKIAQGGILPNAGPLSDHMKKRWGPLLTLGLFKVLYQHSRRLGLESWLMLAERSLYQVLNRYGLPFRQVADPLGGPEGPRPCLLLLNDLEKSLRLFDPRLFAEFTDGLEREYRP
- a CDS encoding sugar kinase, producing MSVVVVGSVALDSVKTPFGERTEALGGSAVYFSYAASFFSDVQLVGVVGRDFPQKYLNLLRRRKIDLDGLHVVAGDTFRWSGYYEYDLNEAKTLDTRLNVFEKFSPDLPANYRSADCVFLANIDPDLQLRVLRQVRRPKLVAADTMNLWISTKKEPLKALCREIDILILNDGEARQLSGRASLIQAGRLIQSWGPRYVVVKKGEHGVLLFSKRNVFSAPAYPLEEVFDPTGAGDTFAGGFVGYLNKSGNRLDEGTLHQALFYGTVMASFTVERFSLERLLTVRPPDIRRRLALLHHMSRPRD
- the rfbC gene encoding dTDP-4-dehydrorhamnose 3,5-epimerase; amino-acid sequence: METRTLPLNGLLLIEPLVYRDARGYFFESFREEAFASAGLPRHFPQDNVSYSVRGTLRGLHFQKPPHAQGKLVRVLEGSVFDVAVDLRKGSPTFGHWHAETLSSENARALYVPPGFAHGFCVTSESAVFFYKCTAPYSPADEGSIHWKDTELNIPWPVDPARAQVSAKDNAAPPFRSIAPMDVGTLEHSQDQIRG
- a CDS encoding 50S ribosomal protein L10; the protein is MPSVRKDREDAVAKLTKDFDGLQGLVVAGYVGVKTQELNELRGKLRPHQARCQIVKNRLAKIALQNKGISVGFADFFKGQSALIIQKGDAVAGLKVLVEFEKTHANMKIRAAYLDGKVVKGGDLKTIASLPTRNVLLAQLLGQFQGPLTGFARLLQADLRNLAVLLNQVAKKMEKGGAA